The following is a genomic window from Candidatus Moraniibacteriota bacterium.
CCGCACCAAAGACCGACTGCACCAAGGTCTGCGCCTCTTTGATGGTCGTCACGGCATAGTCCTCTTGCCCGGCTTTGCGAATATCGTGCCGATCACGCAAGAGATCATATATCTCTCGCGCTGTCTCGTCGACGCGAGAGCCATCCCGTGCCGCCACTGTGAAGAAGCTCACGTAGTCGACACCGAGGATTTTCTTCTGCATGGTACGCAGAGGAATATACGCGAAATCATCGAAATTGACAAACCCCGTCGAGCCGCGCTCTTTGATCACGCCCGCAACGCGATAACGCTGCCCTTTGATCGTAATCGACTGCCCCAACGCACTGCTCTCTCCGAAAAACGTTTTCTTGATACCGGCGCCAAGCACTACTGTCTGCGCAATGCCTCGATCGTCGGCATTCGTATAGAAGCTCCCTTCGGTCAGAACAATATTCCGATCAATTTGCGGCGCACCCGCCGTCGCTCCGAGAAGAAATATCTGTTTGTTTGTCTCATCCCGACTCGCGAGCGCCTGCCCAACGATGCCTGCATAGTACCCCGAGACATTCGGCAAGCGCGCAACCGCATCCGCATCGTCGAGCGTGAGCGTCGTCACTTGTATACCCTGCGCGATTCCCGTCGCATTCCCGGACGAATTCCGCCCTGCCGACGGCACCTTCACCTCGACCTGAATGCTATTGTCCCCGAAGCTCTTCACCTGATCGAGCACGAATCCCTCGACCGCATCCCCCGCCGACGCGACTGTCATGATGGCGACTGTCCCGATGATAATTCCCGAGAGCGTGAGCAATGTCCTCCCGGCATTCGCCGCAAGACTCTTCACCGCAAAAGACAACGAAAGAAGCAGTTCGTGCATCCCGAAAAAAAACCCGTTACACTTCTTCACCTTATCACAAAGAAGACTCCACAAGAAGCGTTTTTTAGTATAAAACCAGAAGAAAAAGTGACTCTCTCACCCCCCCCTTCCTTTTTGCTCGCCTGCTTTGGCTTCGCCCCCAAAACTTTTCGGCGGGACGGCGGCTAATTTAGCTTCAATTTAGCTTCATCTGCTGTTTTATCTCTCTCAAATATGCTGTTGATTTCTGTTTCAATATATCGATATTAATACTTGTGTTTTTTTCAAAATTTTCAAAATCTTGAAAATCATCTCCTAAATTGTTTCTCTTAAAATAACTCAAAAAAAACCAAATTAATGACTAAATTATCCATAGCAACAATTGCCCCAAGTACGACAAACAAGCAAAAATAAGGGTTTTATTTGTGGAATTTTTTCTTCTGCAATATGAAGTAATTTTTTAAGTCCATATTTTATTTCTTATTCAAACGCTTTGCCTTTTGCGGAATTACATAAACAGTTTTGATGAGGTTTTCAACAATATCCATTGCGATATCAAGCTCCTCATCACTTGCGGCGATTGTTTCGTGTGCCGAATTATTGCCTAGCAGTCTTGTGCTGTGTAAGGTTTCTGCGCTGTCTTGAGTTAGTACGCCCTTGGTAACCAAATCATCAATCTTGTTTTCCAAATTGGCACCTCGTGCTTCTTTTTCTCTGCACACAGATTCAACCAAAGCTCTTATCCCTATTCCAGCAAGAATACCTAGCCGACCACATAAAGCCCCATGAGTTTCTTTATAAATTTTCAAAACCCCATCTGGCAGCAAATACATGTCTTTAACTTGTTTTCTGCCAGCAATTCTGCTTGGATATAGTTTTATATCCTCATCATAATAAACTTCGCCAGTTTCTGGGTCATAGCTCATATCTTCAGAACAAGAAGAAGTTGTGCGGAAAGAAACCTCTTTGCAACCCTGACAAATAATTATTTCGTAATAACGCGAAACGGAAATTTCGTCTTCTGATTCCAAGACATTCACGGAAAATAAAACTTTATGACAAGTCTCGCCGTCGCACTTTATGCAAGCGAGATCGTATTCTTCGTCTTTGGTTTTATCATACTCAATCTTGCGCATATCTATAAAATATCGTTAATCAACTGGGATATTTTTTTCTCAAAAATATCAATCGTTTTTGCTGAAGCCGACACACACTCTTTTTCTTTTGAAATTTCATCAACAATTTCTTTTTGAACTTCAATCGGTGGAAGCGGCACAGTTATTGTCGCAAAATTTTTCTGGTATATGGCGGCAACGCTCGTTGTTCCACTCACCAAAGTTTTTATTTTTTGTTTGCCTTCCTCTGTATTGAGATAGTAGTTAACATAATCAGGATCAGTTTCTTTTCTGAATCTAATCCTTAAAATATTGTTGTTGAACAAATATTTTCCGTCTTCGCCGTGATAAACAGTAGATTTACCGACCAAATTCGGGGCGTTTCTTGTGTTGTAAAT
Proteins encoded in this region:
- a CDS encoding ABC transporter permease — encoded protein: MHELLLSLSFAVKSLAANAGRTLLTLSGIIIGTVAIMTVASAGDAVEGFVLDQVKSFGDNSIQVEVKVPSAGRNSSGNATGIAQGIQVTTLTLDDADAVARLPNVSGYYAGIVGQALASRDETNKQIFLLGATAGAPQIDRNIVLTEGSFYTNADDRGIAQTVVLGAGIKKTFFGESSALGQSITIKGQRYRVAGVIKERGSTGFVNFDDFAYIPLRTMQKKILGVDYVSFFTVAARDGSRVDETAREIYDLLRDRHDIRKAGQEDYAVTTIKEAQTLVQSVFGAVQILLVALASISLVVGGVGIMNVMFVSVAERTPEIGLRKAVGARPRDILRQFLVEAILVAIVGGTIGIALSFVIIFFAFSAIAALGFSIAFVFSIYNVLFAVAFAFLSGIVFGTYPAWKASKIDPIRAIRGE
- a CDS encoding DUF4145 domain-containing protein, encoding MRKIEYDKTKDEEYDLACIKCDGETCHKVLFSVNVLESEDEISVSRYYEIIICQGCKEVSFRTTSSCSEDMSYDPETGEVYYDEDIKLYPSRIAGRKQVKDMYLLPDGVLKIYKETHGALCGRLGILAGIGIRALVESVCREKEARGANLENKIDDLVTKGVLTQDSAETLHSTRLLGNNSAHETIAASDEELDIAMDIVENLIKTVYVIPQKAKRLNKK